The following are encoded in a window of Candidatus Binatus sp. genomic DNA:
- a CDS encoding type II toxin-antitoxin system VapC family toxin encodes MKLLLDSCSFLWITTAHAELSSAARTAFENESNEAYLSVVSAWEIAIKNGLRSLSLPEPVQVFLSRARILHKIESLNLSEEAIVQLPRLPPLHRDPFDRMLVCQAIAEGMAILTPDELIRQYPVRTIW; translated from the coding sequence GTGAAGCTGCTGCTCGATAGCTGCAGCTTCTTATGGATCACGACCGCTCACGCGGAATTGTCATCGGCGGCAAGAACTGCCTTCGAGAACGAATCGAATGAGGCGTACTTGAGCGTTGTCTCGGCATGGGAGATCGCGATCAAGAACGGCCTCAGGAGTTTATCACTGCCGGAACCGGTGCAAGTTTTTCTGTCGCGTGCTCGCATCCTGCATAAAATCGAATCACTGAATCTGAGCGAAGAAGCAATCGTACAGCTTCCGCGCCTACCGCCGCTCCATCGCGACCCGTTTGACCGGATGCTCGTATGCCAGGCGATTGCGGAAGGCATGGCGATACTCACTCCCGACGAACTTATTCGACAGTATCCAGTGCGCACAATTTGGTGA
- a CDS encoding SpoVR family protein produces the protein MSATPHAGAAPRIATWNLNDLAEWDRRIREKAAGFGLDCYPQEFELCDHNGMLGYMAYSGMPSHYPHWSYGKSYEKLKTLYDHGVSGLPYEMVINSNPAIAYLMRDNSILLQVLTIAHVYGHNDFFKNNFTFKSTRAELTIEAFKAAAMRVRRYVEDPSIGVEQVERILDAAHALSWQCRRNLAIKKLTPLEQMARAEDAAQGQPDPFQKIHARKQIEAPDFHKVPLEPDEDLLLFIRDHNPFLADWERDLLTIVDEEAKYFISMMETKIMNEGWASYWHKKILESLELEQGLHLEFIVSHNQVVRPIPGQINPYHLGLKIWEDIYRRFTNPTAEEIKRDGPPVKSGAEKIFEVREVERDASFIRRYLTEDLMREMDIFEYEARGEELVVSKVADEEGWQEVKATLIKNVGTNSIPVLKVEDADFGQNRTLYVKHYHDGRDLHIEYAEKSLNYLQRLWGREVVLETVLDGKRSLLCSNDRGFSVRALK, from the coding sequence ATGAGCGCGACTCCGCACGCGGGCGCCGCGCCGCGCATCGCGACGTGGAACCTGAACGACCTGGCCGAGTGGGACCGGCGGATTCGCGAGAAGGCGGCAGGGTTCGGGCTCGACTGCTATCCGCAGGAGTTCGAGCTTTGCGATCACAACGGGATGCTCGGGTACATGGCGTACTCCGGGATGCCGTCGCACTACCCGCATTGGTCGTATGGCAAGTCGTACGAGAAGCTCAAAACGCTTTACGATCACGGCGTCAGCGGTCTGCCGTACGAGATGGTGATCAACTCCAATCCCGCGATCGCCTACCTGATGCGCGACAACTCGATCCTGCTGCAGGTGCTCACGATCGCGCACGTGTACGGGCACAACGACTTCTTCAAGAACAATTTCACGTTCAAATCGACGCGCGCCGAACTGACTATCGAGGCATTCAAAGCGGCTGCGATGCGGGTGCGGCGCTACGTCGAGGATCCGTCAATCGGGGTGGAGCAGGTGGAGCGGATTCTGGACGCGGCGCATGCGCTGTCGTGGCAATGCCGGCGCAATCTTGCGATCAAGAAGCTCACGCCGCTGGAACAGATGGCTCGCGCCGAAGACGCCGCGCAAGGACAGCCCGATCCGTTTCAGAAAATCCACGCGCGCAAGCAGATCGAGGCGCCCGATTTCCACAAGGTCCCGCTCGAACCCGACGAAGACCTGCTGCTCTTCATTCGCGATCACAACCCGTTTCTCGCCGACTGGGAAAGGGATTTGCTCACCATCGTGGATGAAGAAGCCAAGTACTTCATCTCCATGATGGAGACGAAGATCATGAACGAGGGATGGGCGAGCTACTGGCACAAGAAGATTTTAGAGTCGCTCGAGCTGGAGCAGGGGCTGCATCTCGAATTCATCGTTAGCCACAACCAGGTCGTCCGCCCGATTCCCGGCCAGATCAACCCGTATCATCTCGGACTGAAGATTTGGGAAGACATCTACCGGCGCTTTACCAATCCGACCGCCGAGGAAATCAAGCGCGACGGACCGCCGGTGAAGTCCGGCGCGGAAAAGATCTTCGAGGTCCGCGAGGTCGAGCGCGACGCGTCGTTCATCCGCCGCTATCTGACCGAAGATCTCATGCGCGAGATGGATATTTTCGAATACGAGGCGCGCGGCGAGGAGTTGGTGGTCAGCAAGGTGGCCGACGAGGAGGGTTGGCAGGAAGTAAAGGCGACGTTGATCAAGAACGTCGGCACCAACTCGATACCGGTGCTGAAGGTCGAGGACGCCGACTTCGGCCAGAACCGCACACTCTACGTGAAGCACTATCACGACGGCCGCGATCTGCATATTGAATACGCCGAGAAAAGTCTCAACTACCTGCAGCGGCTATGGGGCCGGGAAGTCGTGCTCGAGACCGTGCTCGACGGCAAGCGCTCGCTGCTGTGCAGCAACGATCGCGGCTTTTCCGTCCGCGCGCTCAAGTAG
- a CDS encoding DUF444 family protein — MSGGDTIFREYRISDAERSDRSAGDRLRHRQKVRESIRENIADIIAEESIIGKDKDRVIKVPLRGIKEYRFVFGDNAPGASQGDGDSRPGQVVGKTGKDRPGEGDEQAGDRPGVDYYETDVTLEELIEIMFEDLELPNLERRALREIQSDYSSRRKGYRKVGIRIRLDKRRTAKQRVMRMLASDKRNDAVARALEESKADRELDTEVEGESDEIALEEGRLDEEALAASTGAAFQRVHRRFPFHQDDLRYKHVEIDTKEESNAAVICIMDTSGSMDTMKKYLARSFFFLLYQFISTRYRNVEIVFIAHHTEASEVTEEEFFHKGESGGTFISSGYAKALEIIAARYHPSLWNLYAFHCSDGDNFDSDNPAALKDAEELAGICNLFGYGEIKPLGSRYYESSMLNVFRRIQAPNFHTVLIERKEDIWPSFKAFLAKDRVKEA; from the coding sequence ATGAGTGGCGGCGATACAATCTTCCGCGAATACCGGATCTCCGACGCCGAACGCTCCGACCGCTCGGCCGGCGACCGGCTGCGCCATCGCCAGAAAGTTCGCGAATCGATCCGCGAAAATATCGCCGACATCATCGCCGAAGAATCGATCATCGGCAAAGACAAAGACCGCGTGATCAAGGTTCCGCTGCGCGGAATCAAGGAATACCGCTTCGTTTTCGGCGACAACGCTCCCGGCGCGTCGCAGGGCGACGGCGACTCGCGGCCCGGGCAAGTGGTGGGCAAAACCGGCAAGGACCGACCCGGCGAAGGCGACGAACAGGCCGGCGACCGGCCGGGCGTCGATTACTACGAGACCGACGTCACGCTCGAGGAATTGATCGAGATCATGTTCGAGGATCTGGAACTACCCAACCTCGAGCGCCGCGCGCTGCGCGAAATCCAGTCCGATTACTCGTCGCGGCGCAAAGGCTACCGCAAGGTCGGCATCCGCATCAGGCTGGACAAGCGGCGCACCGCCAAGCAGCGCGTGATGCGGATGCTCGCGTCCGACAAGCGCAACGACGCGGTGGCGCGCGCGCTGGAAGAATCGAAGGCCGACCGCGAGCTCGATACCGAGGTTGAAGGGGAGAGCGATGAAATCGCGCTCGAAGAAGGCCGGCTTGACGAGGAGGCGCTCGCGGCTTCGACCGGCGCCGCATTCCAGCGCGTCCATCGCCGCTTCCCGTTCCATCAGGACGATCTGCGCTACAAGCACGTCGAGATCGACACCAAGGAGGAATCGAACGCCGCGGTAATCTGCATCATGGATACGTCGGGCTCGATGGACACGATGAAGAAGTACCTGGCGCGCAGCTTCTTCTTCCTGCTCTATCAGTTCATCTCGACGCGCTACCGCAACGTCGAAATCGTTTTCATCGCGCATCACACGGAGGCCAGCGAGGTCACCGAGGAGGAGTTCTTCCACAAGGGCGAATCGGGCGGCACGTTTATATCATCCGGCTACGCCAAGGCGCTGGAAATAATTGCCGCACGATACCATCCGTCGCTGTGGAACCTGTACGCGTTCCATTGCTCGGACGGCGACAATTTCGACTCCGACAATCCCGCCGCGCTCAAGGACGCGGAGGAACTCGCCGGGATTTGCAACCTGTTCGGCTACGGCGAGATCAAGCCGCTGGGGTCGCGATACTACGAATCTTCGATGCTCAACGTGTTCCGCCGAATTCAGGCGCCGAACTTTCACACCGTGCTAATCGAGCGCAAGGAAGACATCTGGCCGTCGTTCAAAGCCTTCTTGGCCAAGGACCGGGTGAAGGAAGCATGA
- a CDS encoding MBL fold metallo-hydrolase, whose protein sequence is MVERPPRIKVGAFEVAFLADGFWRNDGGCMFGVVPRELWQHNHPPDEHNRIRLNLTCPLIMKGGDAILVDTGIGNRLSPVERQIFDHGDGWIHEHLRALGMEAGDVTHLIVSHLHFDHCGGIVRRRDSGALEAAYPRARIFVQKGELEIAGNPRNERLHAAYRHAAEVLAPVRSMLEAIDGDTDIVAGVRAVVTGGHTRDHQAALVSDAGECFMHLADIVPTRSHIRGPWNQAYDLDVLRTMEQKAHYLGLAAEQRWWLSFAHDDTVFAAMVRSDRGRIVLGDTVPVSERLFQ, encoded by the coding sequence ATGGTTGAGAGACCACCGAGGATCAAAGTCGGCGCGTTCGAGGTGGCGTTCCTGGCCGACGGTTTCTGGCGCAACGACGGCGGATGCATGTTCGGGGTGGTCCCGCGCGAACTCTGGCAACACAACCATCCTCCCGACGAGCACAACCGTATCCGCCTGAACCTGACCTGTCCGCTGATCATGAAGGGGGGCGACGCGATTCTGGTCGATACGGGAATCGGCAACCGGCTAAGTCCGGTCGAGCGCCAGATCTTCGATCACGGCGACGGATGGATCCACGAGCATCTGCGCGCGCTCGGGATGGAGGCGGGCGACGTCACGCATCTGATCGTATCGCATCTGCATTTCGATCATTGCGGGGGCATCGTGCGCCGGCGGGATTCCGGCGCGCTGGAAGCTGCGTATCCGCGCGCGCGAATCTTCGTGCAGAAAGGCGAACTCGAAATCGCAGGCAATCCGCGCAACGAACGGCTTCACGCCGCGTATCGCCACGCCGCGGAGGTGCTCGCGCCGGTGCGATCGATGCTCGAAGCAATCGATGGCGATACCGACATCGTCGCGGGCGTGCGCGCGGTCGTCACCGGCGGCCATACCCGGGACCATCAGGCGGCGCTGGTCAGCGACGCAGGCGAATGCTTCATGCACCTGGCAGATATAGTGCCGACGCGCTCGCACATCCGCGGTCCGTGGAACCAGGCGTACGATCTCGACGTGCTGCGCACGATGGAACAGAAAGCGCACTACCTCGGGCTCGCCGCGGAGCAGCGCTGGTGGCTCTCGTTCGCGCACGACGACACCGTGTTCGCAGCAATGGTGAGAAGCGATCGCGGGCGCATCGTGCTCGGCGACACGGTGCCGGTTTCCGAGCGCTTATTTCAGTAA
- a CDS encoding MFS transporter, translated as MSKAQAAGNSAVALENGEGGSSAPSRAAVQSPTAPARLGVPIKVLYGLGSVAFGVESAALGSLVLLFFNQVIGLPAPWVGAAIMIALIFDAVFDPLVGQWSDHVRSRWGRRHPFMYASAIPLAIAFYYLWNPPYHWSNQSMFAYLLVLLVAVRLLVSLYEIPSAALAPELTPDYDERTGLLSYRFFFGTLGGTVMAVLAFQVFLRKDATHPLGVLNRHGYEQYGLVAALVILVTILASSFGTHGRSAILIQPPRRRLGFAGKAREIVATLSNRSFLSLTIAGIIAAVSGGLSSGLGLYITTYFWELTPAEISYLVSFGFVSAILAVSLAPAVSRRMGKKRAMITLFAVSLTAGSIPIPLRLLGLMPANHSLALLAILFADAVIRDTLGIMGYILVASMMADVVEDIAVNSGQRSEGLLFAVNGLLQKCVSGVGTFLSGLLLEFVHFPQGAIQGHVDSAVLRHLVLIFVPVAAGCNALAIAVLGFYRIDRTVHQRNLERLRDAAALAETSEAQLEGVTPMTRTI; from the coding sequence ATGAGCAAGGCGCAGGCGGCTGGCAATTCTGCGGTAGCGCTGGAGAACGGCGAGGGCGGCAGCAGCGCACCGAGCCGGGCAGCAGTGCAATCACCGACCGCGCCGGCGCGTCTCGGTGTGCCGATTAAGGTCCTATATGGGCTCGGGTCGGTCGCGTTCGGCGTGGAAAGCGCCGCGCTTGGCTCGCTGGTGCTGTTGTTCTTCAACCAGGTGATCGGCCTGCCGGCGCCATGGGTCGGCGCCGCGATAATGATCGCGCTAATTTTCGACGCAGTCTTCGATCCGCTTGTCGGCCAATGGTCCGACCATGTCAGGTCGCGCTGGGGACGCCGGCACCCCTTCATGTACGCTTCGGCGATCCCGCTCGCGATTGCCTTCTATTATCTCTGGAACCCGCCCTACCACTGGTCGAACCAGAGCATGTTCGCCTACCTGCTGGTGTTACTGGTGGCGGTCAGATTGCTGGTCAGTCTCTACGAGATTCCGAGCGCGGCACTGGCGCCCGAGCTGACTCCTGACTACGACGAGCGGACCGGCTTGCTCAGCTACCGGTTCTTCTTCGGAACGCTTGGCGGGACGGTGATGGCAGTGCTTGCCTTCCAGGTTTTCCTGCGCAAGGACGCGACGCATCCCCTCGGTGTGTTGAACCGCCACGGGTATGAGCAGTACGGATTGGTTGCCGCGTTGGTGATACTCGTCACGATTCTGGCTTCCTCGTTCGGCACTCACGGCCGCAGCGCCATCCTGATCCAGCCGCCGCGCCGTCGTCTCGGCTTCGCGGGCAAGGCGCGTGAGATCGTCGCGACGCTGTCGAATCGCTCGTTTCTATCGCTCACGATTGCGGGAATCATCGCCGCCGTAAGCGGTGGTCTGAGCAGTGGCCTGGGCCTCTACATCACGACCTACTTCTGGGAACTGACCCCCGCGGAGATATCGTACCTGGTCAGCTTTGGTTTCGTCTCCGCCATCCTGGCGGTGTCTCTTGCCCCCGCGGTGTCCCGGCGGATGGGTAAGAAGCGGGCGATGATCACACTGTTCGCCGTATCACTTACCGCCGGCTCCATTCCTATTCCGCTGCGGCTGCTCGGACTCATGCCGGCGAATCACTCTTTGGCGCTTCTGGCGATCCTGTTCGCCGACGCTGTGATCAGGGACACGCTCGGCATCATGGGCTACATCCTCGTCGCCTCGATGATGGCGGACGTGGTGGAAGATATCGCGGTGAACAGCGGACAACGCTCGGAGGGTCTGTTGTTCGCGGTCAACGGGCTATTGCAGAAATGCGTCTCCGGGGTAGGCACTTTCCTGTCGGGGCTGCTCCTCGAGTTCGTGCACTTTCCGCAAGGCGCCATCCAGGGTCATGTCGATTCGGCCGTGCTGCGGCATCTGGTCCTGATTTTCGTACCGGTTGCTGCGGGCTGCAACGCGCTTGCGATCGCGGTCCTGGGTTTCTACCGGATCGACCGGACCGTTCATCAACGCAACCTCGAACGACTGCGCGATGCGGCCGCGCTCGCCGAGACCAGCGAGGCGCAGCTCGAGGGCGTCACCCCCATGACCCGAACCATCTAG
- a CDS encoding amidase: protein MTLNPYIEAHELRELVLKKEVRPREVAEFFLARVEQLNPRLGAFMTVTADRALADATRLEKMKGSDAAKMALFGVAYSLKDLVWTKDIRTTFGSKNYENWHAPADAELAVRLANSGGILLGKTTTPEFGLRPTTEGGLCPPARNPWNLEHTAGGSSGGAASAVASGLHPVAQGSDGGGSIRVPSACCGVVGIKPSRGRITRAPQEGEAWAGLSTTGPIARTVRDAALMLDAMAGMMPGDPYAARPPARPFVEEVSVHPKKLRLALINHSALGPVDAETLAALESACGVLRQMGHRVEPLTLDPGAMLGKYARVIVGASVSALNIPNPDLLDPMVRESYQWGAKISAADYIRAVTAMHNTSREIVHALMPYDALLAPTLTRPAVRLGALASNPATAADEIYAWIAFTFPFNSTGQPAISLPNGFNKSGLPLAIQIVGRPGDEAGIIALAAEFERARPWKDKHPSI from the coding sequence GTGACGCTCAATCCATACATCGAGGCACACGAACTGCGCGAGCTGGTCCTCAAAAAGGAAGTCCGCCCGCGCGAGGTCGCGGAATTTTTTCTCGCACGCGTCGAGCAACTGAATCCCAGGCTCGGCGCATTCATGACCGTCACCGCCGATCGCGCGCTCGCGGACGCGACGCGGCTCGAAAAGATGAAGGGTTCGGATGCGGCCAAGATGGCGCTGTTCGGCGTCGCGTATTCGCTCAAGGACCTGGTCTGGACCAAAGATATTCGCACGACCTTCGGCTCGAAGAACTACGAGAATTGGCACGCGCCTGCCGACGCGGAACTCGCCGTCCGGCTCGCCAACTCCGGTGGAATTTTGCTCGGCAAAACCACCACCCCCGAATTCGGCCTGCGTCCGACCACCGAGGGCGGTCTGTGTCCGCCCGCGCGAAATCCCTGGAACCTCGAACACACCGCCGGCGGCTCCAGTGGCGGCGCTGCCTCCGCCGTCGCCTCCGGACTGCATCCCGTGGCGCAGGGCAGCGACGGCGGTGGATCGATTCGCGTACCGTCGGCATGCTGCGGCGTGGTCGGAATCAAACCGTCGCGTGGGCGAATCACGCGCGCGCCGCAGGAGGGCGAAGCATGGGCCGGACTTTCCACTACCGGTCCGATCGCGCGCACCGTCCGCGACGCGGCGTTGATGCTCGATGCGATGGCGGGGATGATGCCGGGCGATCCGTACGCGGCACGGCCGCCGGCGCGTCCGTTCGTCGAGGAAGTTTCGGTCCATCCAAAAAAACTTCGGCTCGCCCTCATCAACCATAGCGCGCTCGGCCCGGTGGACGCTGAAACTCTCGCCGCGCTCGAGTCCGCATGCGGCGTGCTGCGCCAGATGGGGCATCGCGTCGAGCCGCTGACGCTCGATCCGGGCGCGATGCTCGGCAAGTATGCGCGCGTGATCGTCGGCGCGTCGGTCTCGGCGCTGAACATCCCCAACCCGGACCTGCTCGATCCCATGGTGCGCGAGAGCTACCAATGGGGCGCCAAAATTTCCGCCGCCGACTACATCCGCGCGGTAACCGCGATGCACAATACCTCGCGCGAGATCGTCCATGCGCTCATGCCCTACGACGCGCTGCTCGCCCCGACGCTCACCCGGCCCGCGGTGCGGCTCGGCGCCTTGGCGTCGAATCCCGCCACCGCCGCCGATGAAATCTACGCGTGGATCGCGTTCACCTTCCCGTTCAACTCTACCGGTCAGCCGGCCATCTCGCTCCCCAACGGATTCAACAAGTCGGGACTGCCGCTCGCGATTCAGATTGTCGGCCGGCCCGGCGACGAAGCCGGCATAATCGCGCTGGCGGCCGAATTCGAACGCGCCCGCCCGTGGAAGGACAAGCATCCTTCAATCTAG